From the genome of Perognathus longimembris pacificus isolate PPM17 unplaced genomic scaffold, ASM2315922v1 HiC_scaffold_159, whole genome shotgun sequence, one region includes:
- the LOC125344590 gene encoding testis-specific Y-encoded protein 1-like, translated as MAQASEPTPRQSDSEVASISAADSLQHMAWVDIGLMAPRKEDVLVVWDVMEDVGLQIEVEAGQQQEENFARELPEVAWPAEAARSLPNLRSPMEELQDIQSQLSSLSSRASREFALLKKKIAQKCRYYFDRRRAIIQAIPGFWAKVIISHPQISAIITDQDEDLLKYMLSLEVEEVNHGKDLRRVVFYFCDNPYFRNSVIRKEYKLSIIGYEESASSEMQWFGECVGEIIASCPQDPKNLTFFDWLTSSKWQGSSRIAEIIIEDLWLNPLQYYFVEDDPRGKYPEHSRNTSFTDEEDQEPSFASFQEY; from the exons ATGGCGCAGGCCAGCGAGCCAACTCCACGGCAGTCCGATTCTGAGGTGGCCTCAATATCCGCTGCAGACTCTCTGCAGCACATGGCCTGGGTGGATATAGGGCTGATGGCCCCGAGAAAGGAAGATGTGCTGGTAGTGTGGGATGTCATGGAGGATGTGGGATTACAAATTGAGGTGGAGGCAGGGCAGCAGCAGGAAGAGAATTTTGCTAGAGAATTACCTGAGGTGGCCTGGCCGGCAGAGGCAGCAAGGAGCCTCCCAAATCTCCGTTCTCCAATGGAGGAGCTACAGGATATCCAATCCCAGCTGAGTTCATTGAGCTCCAGAGCTAGCCGGGAGTTTGCTCTCCTGAAGAAGAAAATAGCCCAGAAGTGCAGATACTATTTCGATCGCAGACGGGCTATCATCCAGGCCATCCCTGGATTTTGGGCTAAAGTT ATAATAAGTCATCCACAGATATCGGCCATCATCACTGACCAAGATGAAGACTTGCTCAAATACATGTTGAGTTTAGAG GTGGAAGAAGTGAACCATGGCAAAGACCTACGCAGGGTTGTATTTTACTTTTGTGACAACCCTTACTTCCGTAACAGTGTGATCAGAAAAGAATACAAGCTCAGCATCATAG GATATGAGGAGTCTGCTTCTAGTGAAATGCAGTGGTTTGGTGAATGTGTAGGTGAGATCATTGCCAGCTGCCCACAAGACCCCAAAAATTTGACATTCTTTGACTGGCTGACCAGCTCTAAGTGGCAAGGCTCCAGCAGGATTGCTGAG ATTATTATTGAGGACCTATGGCTTAATCCTCTACAATACTACTTTGTAGAGGATGATCCTAGAGGAAAATACCCAGAACATTCCCG AAACACCAGCTTCACTGATGAAGAGGATCAGGAACCCTCTTTTGCTAGCTTTCAAGAATACTAG